The window CATTAGGGCAGTATAATCAGTAGAAATATCTTTATCATCAAAAGTGATTAATAAGTTGAAGCCCATAACATCTCTGTAAAAATCAACCCATTTGTTCATTTCACCCCATCCTACATTACCTACGCAATGGTCAACATATTTTAAACCTATAGGGCTTGCAGGTAATTCACTTGTTTTTTCAACATAGCCAGGTAAGAATACCCCACTATAATTTTGTCTGTTAACAAATGTGTGAAGTGTATCGCCATAAGTATGAATAGAAGCTACTGTTACTTCTCCATGCTCATCTTTAATAGTTTTGGGTTCAGAATGTGCTTTTGCCCCTCTTTTAGTGGTTTCATTAAAAGATAACTCAGCATCATCAACCCAAAGTGCTAATACTTTAACTCCATCTCCGTGTAATCTAACATGTTCTGCAATTTCGGAATCCGGCTCTAAGGAAGAAGTTAATACCAAACGGATCTTGCCTTGTTGCAACATATATGAAGCCCTATCCTTAATGCCTGTTTCCGGACCAGCGTAGGCTTTTAACTCAAAACCAAAAGCCGTTTGATAATACATGGCTGATTGCTTAGCATTTCCAACATAAAATTCAATGTAATCGGTGCCATTTATAGGCAAAAAATCCTGTTCCATAGTCTTTTAAATCAATTTTAAAATTAATTATATTCAAAATTATGCATTTTGACCACTTATAGAAATTAAATCCAAAACTATTACTAAATAGTGCTCGTATTACTTGGAAGTTAATTTCAATCTAAAGAATTTTACATTCAGAAAACAATAGCGCATAGCATGATAGATATTAAAAAGTTAGATGAAGATTTGACAGCATTGGTAAAGGCAAAAATTGCTTTAAGTAAATTGACTTATGCTGATAATGATTATGACAAAATCGAAGAAGAACTTCATGATTTAGAGGATGATTTCCAAGAAAATTATGGTGAATACTTGGAAGAAGCATTAGCAGACGTTCATGATGAATTCTGCCCAGACAATGATGTTTTGCTTCCGATTGCCTATTTAGCTGATGAATATGTTGTTACTGAAGATACAATAGATGTAGCTCCAGGCCATGGAGTGTTAGTTGAAGCTGATGATTTCGCCAGCTCTAAAGTTACATTAGCATTAGCTCCAAAACCTACAAGAATAGTTTTACAAGCTGGAAATGACCACAAAGAAGTGGTTTGGAAAGCGAGCTAATTCTTAATTAATAGCATAAACTAAAAAGTTCTTTAGTACTCTAAAGAACTTTTTTTATTTAAGACCACATATTGCTTTATCCGATTGCTTATAAACAATAGTCTTCTCTATTTTTATGAGCTTATAGTTCATTTATACCTCATATCTATTATTTACCAAATGAATTATGGAAATGAAGTAGATTAACAATTCATCATTTTCTTTGAGGAATTTATTTCCATTTACCAATCATCCCTCTATATTTGCAGGGTTTCAAAAAAATAACTAAAACTTATGAGCAATATTATCTGGATTGTCCCGATTCTCGGGATTGTGGGACTGATTGTTATGGCTATCAAATCCGCATGGGTATCGAAGCAAGATGCCGGTGATGAGAGGATGCAAGAATTAGCTGGATACATAGCAAAAGGTGCTATGGCATTTTTAAAAGCCGAATGGAAGGTAATGTTCTACTTTGTGATCATTGCCGGTATATTGTTGGCATATTCTGGCACATTAGTGGAAACATCATCTCCTGTAATTGCAATTTCATTTATTATAGGTGCTATTTTTTCAGCATTTGCAGGTTACGTAGGAATGAATATTGCTACTAAAGCGAATGTGAGAACTACTCAATCCGCAAAAACTAGTCTAGCAAAAGCTTTGAAAGTATCATTTTCAGGTGGTACTGTAATGGGGCTTGGTGTTGCAGGCCTTGCAGTTTTTGGAATGGGTACTCTATTTATTTTCTTCTATAACCTTTATGTATTACAAACTGGTGGTGATGTAAACGGTTTGGAAATGGAAAAAGCATTAGAAGTGTTAGCAGGTTTTTCTTTAGGAGCTGAATCAATTGCATTATTCGCCAGAGTTGGTGGTGGTATCTATACGAAAGCTGCCGATGTTGGTGCTGATTTAGTGGGTAAGGTTGAAGCTGGAATTCCAGAGGATGATCCAAGAAACCCTGCAACTATTGCAGATAATGTTGGAGATAATGTTGGAGATGTTGCAGGTATGGGAGCCGATTTATTTGGTTCTTATGTAGCTACTATCTTAGCTTCAATGGTATTAGGTAGAGAAATCATCTCTGAAGATCAGTTTGGTGGTATTGCACCTATCCTTTTACCCATGATAATTGCAGGTTTAGGATTAGTATTCTCTATTGTAGGTACTCTTTTCGTTAGAGTTCAAAATGAAACTGATAGTGTTCAAAAGGCACTAAACTGGGGAAACTGGTCTTCGATCATTCTTACCGTTATAGCTTCTTATTTCTTAGTGGACTACATGTTACCAGAAACACTTGTTATCCGTGGATTCGAATTTGGTAGTATGGATGTATTCTGGGCTATATTTACAGGTCTTATTGTAGGTGCTTTAATGAGTATCATAACAGAATATTATACTTCTATGGGTAAAAAACCTGTATTATCTATAGTGAAACAATCAAGTACTGGTTCTGCTACAAACATCATTGGTGGTTTAGCAGTCGGTATGCAGTCAACTGTATTGCCGATATTAGTTTTAGCGGTAGGTATAGTAGTTTCTTATTCTTTCGCTGGTTTATATGGTGTAGCAATTGCTGCTGCTGGTATGATGGCAACTACAGCTATGCAATTAGCGATTGATGCTTTCGGTCCTATTGCTGATAATGCAGGTGGTATTGCAGAAATGAGCGGATTACCTGAAGAAGTAAGAGATAGAACTGATAATCTTGATGCGGTTGGTAATACTACTGCTGCAACGGGTAAAGGCTTTGCTATTGCTTCTGCTGCATTAACTGCATTAGCTCTTTTTGCAGCTTTCGTTGGTATTTCCGGCATTGACTCAATTGATATTTACAAAGCTCCTGTATTGGCTGCTTTATTTGTTGGGGGTATGATTCCATTCATCTTCTCTTCATTAGCAATAGCTGCTGTAGGTAGAGCTGCAATGGATATGGTACAAGAAGTAAGAAGACAGTTTAAAGAAATGCCTGGCATTATGGAAGGTACAACTAAACCAGAGTATGAAAAATGTGTAGACATCTCTACTAAAGCCTCTATTCGTGAAATGATTTTGCCAGGTGCTATTGCGTTAATCGTTCCTTTATTAGTTGGATTTGGTTTAAAAGGAGTATTTGAAGATACTTCTTCTGCAGAAATCTTAGGTGGATTATTAGCAGGTGTTACCGTTTCAGGTGTTTTAATGGGAATATTCCAGAATAACGCTGGTGGTGCTTGGGACAATGCTAAAAAATCATTCGAAAAAGGAGTAGAAATTAATGGCAAAATGGAGTATAAAGGATCTGAAGCTCATAAAGCATCAGTGACTGGTGATACCGTTGGTGATCCTTTTAAAGATACTTCTGGCCCATCTATGAACATTTTAATTAAATTAATGTCTATTGTAGCATTAGTTATCGCTCCTCACATTTCTGTTAAGGACCATAGCACTGCAGAAGTGAAGAAAGAGGTTAAAGAAATAGTAGTGGAAAAAAGCGAAGTGATTCAAGCTGAGAAATAAGCTTTTTTAAATGATTTGTGAAAGGTTAGTTGGTCATCCAACTAACCTTTTTTGTTAAAATTGTTTTCTGAATTCTGAAATCAATTCACTTACCTTTTATTGTATTTACAGTAAATCATTTCTATTTTGCTAATTAATTGAAGCATTAGAAAAAGTAATCAAATGGCGGATAAAAATTCTCGAAATCAAGAACAGAACAGAAAGCTTAATATTAAAAATTACGTTCGAATTGATTTTAAAACCCTTCAAGGCAGAATTTCTATAGGTTTTATTATAATTGGTGCATTCGCATTGATTATGTTAGTAAGCAGCAACAGAGCTTGGAAAAACCAAATTGAGGATGGTAAAAATCTAATTGCTTTAAATAAAAACAGTAATACGCTAGTAGCTGAGGTTCAACAATTGGTTGATTTAACCACTATTTTAACCTTTCGTTACGTCAGTACAGAAGATGATTTCTACAAAAATGACCTAGAAAGATGGTGGGCTGATGAACTATACCCTAAAGTTGATGAACTCGATAGCTTAGTAAGAGAATATGGAGACAAAAATGTAATCACTTATACGGAAGAGCTGAAAGAACATCTTCCAAAAATAAAGAAAACCCAAAAAGAAGCTATTGATAATCTTAACTATTCAATATTGAATAGTGATTCAACGATAGACGATATCTTACATTTAACTTTTTTAAGAGAAAATATTCAAGATAGATTACAAATGGCTGAGCAAGAAGCTATTCAAGATATTCAAGACGCAGAAAGAAACATTCCTTTAATGCTTATAATTGAATTCATAATAGCCTCTATTATCAGTAGCATTATAGCTGTATTTATTATTCGATCAGTTCTGAAAAGAATAAACTTCCTAAAATCAAATATTAGAGAACTTTCTAAAGGTAATCTTCCAGATAATTTAGAAGAATCGGAAGATGAAATGAATTCCATTATCAAAGGTATCAATGAATTAATATTTAATTTAAAGGGAATAACCCGATTTGCTGAAGAAGTTGGTAAAGGTGATTTCAATACGAAAATATCTGTTTTTAATAACGAAGGTCATTTAGGTCAGTCTTTAGCCGACATGCGCAATAAACTGCAAACCGTTGCGGAACAGGATAAAAGAAGAGTTTGGTTTAATGAGGGAGTTGCAAAATTTGGGGATATTCTACGTAAAAATGATAGCAGTATAGAGGATCTCTCATCCAGCTTAATATCTGAACTAGTAGAATATACGGATTCTATTCAAGGTTCATTATTTATTGTTGATAAAGAAAATGAAAATGATATTAAAATCATTCTTAAGGGAGCTTATGCCTACCATCGACAAAAATTCATTGAAAAAGAATTAGCTCCTGGTCAAGGTTTAGTTGGACAATGTTATTTAGAAAAAGAATACATCTATTTATCTGAAATACCTGAAAATTATGTTAGCATCCGATCTGGTTTAGGTGAATCATCCCCTACTCACATTTTAATTAGCCCAATGAAATTGAATGAAGAAATATTCGGAATAATTGAATTAGCATCATTCCAACCATATGAAGAATATCATATGAATTTCATTGATAAAGTGGGTGAAAGTATTGCCTCAACTATTCAAGGCCTTCAAGTATCATTAGAAACTAAAAAGCTTCTTGAAGAGTCTCAAATGAAGGCAGAACAATTACAAGCTCAAGAAGAAGAAATGCGACAAAATGCTGAAGAGCTTGAAGCTACTCAAGAGGAAATGGAGAGGCAAAGTAAAGAAATGGGGGCCTTTAATCAAGGAGTTCGCGTTTCAACTATGGTAGCTGAATTTAATAAAGAGGGTGAGATTTTAGATATCAATAATCAATTACAAATTCAAACAGGTTGGAGTAATGACGAAATTATAGGTTTAGATAGAAAGAGGCTAATCATATATGATGAAGATATTGATTGGACACAAACTTGGAATAAAATTACAGACAGCATGTCATTGAGTGCTTCTGGCACTTTAATTGGTAAAAGCGGTAATGAAATTCCTATTATTGCTCATTGTATTCCAGTTTCTGATGAATCAGGTAATACTGCTAAAATTGCGTGTATTTTCATCAAGAAAGAGAATTTTCAATAACATTATAATTTAATGCTGGTTATAATTCTTTAAAGCTATAGCCTTGAAAGAATTTTCGAAACTCATTACGGCATTAGATCAAACCAACAAGACAAACGATAAAGTTGAGGCGCTAAAGCATTATTTCAAAAGGGCTGAGGACCATGATAAAATATGGACTTTGGCACTTTTTACTCATCGTAGACCCAAAAGAGCAGTCAAAACATCCTTACTAAAAGCATGGGTAATGGAATGGACCTCCATACCTGAATGGCTTTTTCAGGAATCTTATCATGTAGTGGGTGATTTAGCTGAAACAATCTCACTTCTACTGGCTAATATAGATTGTAAATCTAATGCTGAGGATAAACCCCTCACCTATTATATCAACACTTTGAACAGAATCAGAAATGAAGATCTGATTGAAAAAAAACAAGTATTATATACTCTTTATCAAGAATTAGATCAACAAGAGAGATTTGTATTCACAAAAATCATGACAGGTGGCTGGCGAGTTGGTGTATCTCAAAACTTAATTACTAAAGCACTTAGTGAAACTTACAATATAGATAAAACTATTATTGCTCACAGATTAATGGGAGATTGGTCTCCAGAAAAATTAAGTTTTGAAGAACTGATATTTGAAGAAAATAGCAAAGATTTAGCATCAAGGCCCTACCCTTTTTATTTGGCACACCCAATTGAAACCAATGAAATAAAAGAAAAGCTAAAACCGGAAGAATGGCAAGCAGAATGGAAATGGGACGGTATAAGAGGCCAAATCATTAAACGAAAGGAGGAAGTTTTCATATGGAGCAGAGGGGAAGAGTTAATCACTGATAAATTTCCAGAACTAAAAGAGATGGCCAACCAATTACCAAATGGTACTGTTCTAGACGGAGAAATCACTGCATTTGAAAATGGCGAACCTTTATCTTTTGCAGTTTTACAAACAAGGATTGGACGCAAAAATGTCACTAAGAATCTATTAAAAAAGGCTCCTGTTGTTTTTATCAGTTACGACTTAATTGAGTTTAACGGGCTGGATTATAGAAATCGACCACTTAATACTAGAAAAGCTGAATTAGATAATATCATTCAGCAAACATCAGATAGTCGGCTAATCAGTTCTGAAAGTTTAAGGTTTGATAATTGGAGTGAATTAGAGGAGATTAGAAAAAAATCTCGTTCAGTAAAAACTGAAGGCATTATGCTAAAAAACCTAGATTCCGTTTATGAAGCTGGTAGAAAAAGAGGAAGCTGGTGGAAATGGAAAATTGCTCCATTAACTATAGATGGCGTAATGATTTATGCCCAAAAAGGACATGGCAGAAGAGCAGATTTATATTCAGATTACACATTGGCTGTTTGGCATGAGGATGAATTAATACCTTTCGCTAAAGCCTATTCTGGACTGACAGATGCCGAAATGAAAAAAGTTGATTCTTTTGTCAAAAAAAATACAAAAGAAAAGTTTGGTCCTGTCAGAACTGTGAAACCTGCATTGGTTTTTGAAATAGCATTCGAGGGCATTCAAGAATCAAAGCGACATAAATCAGGTATTGCTCTACGCTTTCCAAGAATCAAAAGATGGAGAAAAGACAAATCCATATCTGAAGCTAATAAACTCATTGATTTACAGGAATTATTAGAAAAATATGGATGATCAATTGAAAGCTGGAATTAATTGGTTTAAGAAAAAAGGTTGGGACCCTTTTGCTTTTCAATTGGAAACATGGAAACACTTCATTGATGGTAATTCTGGCCTACTTAATGCGCCAACTGGCAGTGGAAAAACCTATGCAATCTGGATTGGCTATTTACTTTCCAACTTAAATAAAAAACCAAAAAAGGGATTGAAGTTTTTATGGGTTTTACCTTTAAGAGCACTTTCAAAGGATATTCAATCTGCAATTCACGAAGCTGCTTATGATTTTGGTTTTGATTGGAAAATTGAAATACGAACAGGTGATACGTCAACTAAAGATAGAAAACGACAAAAAACAAGCCCTCCTGATTGCCTAATCACTACTCCTGAAAGTTTGCATCTACTTTTGAGTCAAAAAAATTCTACCAGCTATTTTAAAAATCTTGAAGCCTTGGTAGTAGATGAATGGCACGAATTATTAGGAAGTAAAAGAGGTGTTCAGGTAGAATTAGCTCTATCATCATTTAAAGCTTTCAGCAAAAGCAAACTTAAAATATGGGGGATCTCAGCCACTATAGGTAATCTACCTGAAGCTCAAAAAGTATTGCTTGGACCTAATAATTCAGATGGTATTTTCATCAGTGCAAAACTTGATAAAGAAATAAAAATTGAATCCATACTTCCCGATGAAGTAGAAAAATATCCATGGGCGGGACACTTAGGAATAAAACTCATTGATAAAGTTCTACCCATAATAAATGAGAATAAAACTACTTTAATATTTACAAATACGAGATCCCAAACTGAAATATGGTATCAACAATTACTGAATAAAGATCCTAATCTAGCTGGAGCTATTGCCATGCATCATGGCTCATTAAATAATCAAATCAGAACTTGGGTAGAAGAAGCTTTGCATTCTGGCCAGATAAAAGTTGTGGTTTGTACTTCCAGTTTGGATTTAGGTGTTGATTTCAGACCAGTTGATACCATTATTCAGGTTGGTGGACCAAAAGGAGTAGCAAGATTTGCACAACGAGCTGGGAGAAGTGGGCATAGGCCAGGTGAAATCAGTAAAATATACTTCCTTCCTACTCACTCTTTAGAACTAATTGAAGGTGCGGCTTTAAGATCAGCCATTAAACAAAAGGATTTCGAAGCTAGAATCCCTATTAAAATGGCTTTGGATGTACTGCTTCAATTTATGACCACTTTAGCAGTAAGTGATGGTTTTGATGCAGATAAGTTATTTAAGCAAATTACAGAAATCTATTGTTATCAAGACTTATCCAAAAAAGAATGGAATTGGTTATTAGACTTTTTAAAAACAGGTGGTAAAAGCTTATCAGCTTATGATGAATATCAAAAAACTACAGAAGAAAATGGCCTTATTAAAGTGACAAACAGAAGAATTGCAATGCGCCATAGGTTATCCATTGGTACCATAGTAGGCGATCAGGTATTAAATGTAAAATATGTAAAAGGAGGTCATTTAGGAACAATAGAAGAGTATTTCATCAGCAAACTTAAAGTTGGTGACACTTTTTGGTTTTCTGGTAAAGCATTGGAATATGTTAGACTAAAAGATATGACAGTTCAAGTAAAGAAAAGTAAAAGGAAAACCGGCTTAATTCCCCAGTGGATGGGTGGTAGAATGCCATTATCTTCACAACTGTCACTACATATAAAGGAAAAACTTGAAAAAATAAAAAACAATCAATTAGATGAAATAGAATTATCTACAATACAACCTCTAATAAATAGACAACTAGAACTATCCGTCATTCCAAACAAAGACGAATTGTTAATAGAATCTGTAAAATCAAAAGAAGGTTTCCACATATTCATATTTCCTTTTGAGGGGCGATTTATACATGAGGTAATGGCCGGACTTATTGCCTACAGGATAAGTGTTTCTCAACCCATTACATTTTCCATTGCAATGAATGATTATGGCTTTGAATTACTCACGGATGAAGAATTTGATTTTGAAGAAATGTTATCACTTGACTTATTTTCACTAAACAATATTAAAGAAGATATTATGCTGGGAATAAATGAAACAGAGATGGCTAAAAGAAAATTTAGAGATATAGCTTCAATATCGGGCATGATTTTTAAAGGGTTTCCAGGAAAGAATATAAAGGAAAAACACATTCAAGCTTCCTCTTCTATTTTATATGATGTTTTTACTGAATATGAACCTGAAAATCTGTTGTTAAAGCAAGCTCATAAAGAAGTAGTTGAGCAACAATTGGAGGAAGAAAGATTAATTGAATCGATGCGGAAAATCAATCAACAAAAAATAATTTATAACAAAACTTTAAAACCCTCACCTTTTGCATTCCCTATTATGGTGGATCGATTAAGGGAAAAATTTTCAACAGAAAGTCTGGAAGAAAGAGTGGCGAAAATGCAGATACAATTAGAAAATTAATAATTTTAACTTTAGATTTGAAGGCTGTAATATTTAAAATAAAATGAAGAGATTTACATTACTATTAGTATTTATAGGGATAAGTTTCACTGCAATATCACAATCCGTTGTCACTGGAAAGTGGAAAACAATTGATGATGAGACAGGAAAAGAAAAAAGTATTGTTGAGATATATGAAAAAGATGGAGAGCTTTATGGAAAAATTTTAAAAATATTTACCGAACCTAATGAAGATCAGGACCCTATTTGTGATAAATGTTCTGGTGACAGAAAAAATAAAAAAATCATAGGAATGGAAATCATTCGTGATATGGAATGGGATGCAGATGATGAAGAATGGGAAGACGGTGAAATTCTTGATCCTGAAGATGGAAAAACTTATGATTGTGTAATCTGGAGAGAGGGTGATGATCTTAAAGTAAGAGGATATGTAGCCTTTTTCTATAGAACTCAAACTTGGAAAAAAGCAGACTAATCATTTGATATTAAAAGTAGTAGGCAAAGAATTAGAACTTTCAGAAGACCGAGTTATTTTTTGGTCCGATAAAGAAGTATTATTTATTGCGGACTTACATATAGGCAAAACCAGTCATTTTAGAAAATCTGGAATTGCTATTCCCACTGGAATTATTGACGCTGAAATAGCAAGACTTGAAGCTTTAATTAAAAAGTATCACCCTAAAAGAGTTTTCTTTTTGGGTGATTTATTTCATAGCGATTTAAATCATGAATGGACTCTATTTGATCATTTCTTAAATCGTAATTCTACAGTTGAATTTATTCTTATTAAAGGCAATCATGACATTCTTCCAAAAGCTATCTATGATCAAAGTATTTTGATTATAGAAGAAGAGCCATTTCAATTAGATTCATTTATTTTAAGTCATCATCCATTAATAAAATCTCAACTAAAAGAGGGTTATATTAATCTTTGCGGACATATACATCCAGGCCTTTCTATAAAAACTAAAGGAAGATCCTACCTAAAACTACCTTGTTTTTATCATAAAAAAAATCAATTGATATTACCTGCATTTGGTAAATTAACTGGATTAGCCAAAATCAGTCCTTCAAAAGAAGAGACTGTTTTTGTAACACTTAATAATTCGGTTAAAGAAATAAAATTAAACAAACATTAACTTTCCGTTCATTAATTTCAAATTATCTGAAACTATTGAATTGTAATGTATTCGCTGTTTTTATATTCAATTATTTATAATTTTTTCCGTATAATTATAATTATTTAAAAATCTTGGGGTTACCTAAAAGCCTTAAGAAGTATTAACAAATGAAATTAACTGACGAACAAGTACTAAACCGCATCAAATTAGGCGATGAATCTGCTTTAGATTATCTCTACAAGCAGCATTATAAAATGATGCTTAGGATGGTTCTCAGAAATAATGGTTCAGAGCAAGAGGCTTTGGACATCTTCCAAGATGCCTTAATTGTATTTTGGCAAAAAGCAATGGATGAAAAATTTACGCTAACTTCAAAAATAAGTACTTACTTATTTAGTATATGTAAGAACTTATGGAGAAAAGAATTAGATAGAAAGAAAAATTTTGAAGAAAGCGATAAAGAAGAAAGCGAGCATAACCAATTTGAAAATCAAGAAATGGTTAAAATAATTCATGAATGTATTAATGAATTAGGAGACTCGTGTAAACAAATATTAAACTATCACTATTTTGATGGTCTGTCAATGGATCAAATAGCTAAAAAAATGGGACTGGCTAATAGTGATACAGCTAAAACAAAAAGGTATAAATGTAAAAAAAGACTGGATGATCTTATCAGATCAAGATATCAGGCCAGCGACTTTTTAGACTAACAATTATGAGTGAAATCAATTACTTTCGCTTAATCGAAGCATATTTTGAGGGGACTATCTCCCCTAATGAGAAAGCTATGCTTGAAGCAAAAATTGAATCTGATCCGCTAGTAAAAGCTGAATTTGATTTACAAAAAAACATCATTCAAGGAATAGCTAATACACGAAAACTAGAATTGAAATCAAGATTAGCTTCAATTGATTTACCTACAACTGCTGGAGTTTTAGGTGGAAGTGGAGTTAAATGGCTAGCAGGCACTATTACTGGAGTAACTTTATTTGGTAGTGTTCTTTATTGGTCACTTTACAATTTTAATGAAGTGATTAAACCACTTGACATCAATGTTGCTCAAGCTATGGAATTTAAAAGTCCAAAATTTGATGAAATCCCAACAGTTCAAAGAGAAATCACAAGTACTCCAAAAAATATAGCTGAAAAACCAAGTTCAATAGAGCTTGTTGAAGAAAAAATTAAAGAAGAAGAGAGAAAAGAAAATACTGCTAAGGTAAAACCACAGTCTTTAATTTCTTATGAAGACGACAAAATATTTTCTGAGCATAATGAAGAGGAAATAGAGAATATCTCTAGTAAGGATATTGCGCTTAATAGAGCTGACAAGACTGAAATACAATTATTTGAAGGAATTGATTCTCAAGACAATTTCCATTACAGATATTATAACTCTAAGCTTTATTTATATGGGGACTTCAAAAAGATGCCTTACCAAATCATTGAGTTAAATGATAAAGGAAGGAAACAATTGTTCCTAAGCTATAATCAGGATGTATTTATTATAAAAGATAATACAACGGATATAACACCATTATCAAAACTTGATGATGAATTATTAAAAATGGAAATAGACCTAATTCTAGAAGATTAACTACTAGGTTTAAACAATAATAAATGAGGCTTTTCAATTTTTGGAAAGCCTTTTTTGTTTTTATATCAAATTAATAAGCTAAGCATAAATAAATTCTTATTTTTGGGCTTTGATTTATGAGCAAAGAAAAAAAATATAGAAAGAAGAAAAAGCTTGGGCACTATCCTTTTGTAAGCGTCATATTAAGTATGACGCTTGCCTTATTTATTCTAGGTTTATTCGCACTTTTAATTACCACCACTTCCTCTCTAACAAAAGTGATTCAGCAAAATGTGGAGATGCAAGTATATTTAAATTCAAATTTATCTGAACCGCAACAGTTAAGGATAAGTAAATCATTAGCTTCAAAAGCTTATATTCTTAAGGGAGAAGATATTGAATCAGTGAGATTTATTTCCAAAAAAGAAGCTGCTGAAAAATTTATTGAAGATACTGGTGAAGACTTCATGGAATTCTTGGGTGATAACCCTCTAAAAGATGCGTATATCGTTAAAATCTCATCAGATTTTCATTCTTCTGAAAAAATGCTTGAAGTACAAAAAGACATAGAGAAAATTAACGGTGTTTTTGAGGTTATTTACACCAATAACATGGTACAAAGTATCAATGAAAACATCACAAAAATTAGTATTGTGCTATTAAGTATCTCAATCTTACTATTTATTGTGATCGGTATTTTGATTAACAATACAATAAAATTAGCATTGTTTTCACAAAGATTTTTAATAAGAAGTATGCAACTTGTGGGCGCAACTAAAGGTTTTATCAGAAAACCATTTATTTATCGTTCCATTTTACATGGAATAGTTTCTGCCACAATTGCTGCAGCTTTATTGTATGGATTATTAGCATATGGTAGCGAGCAATTGGAAGGTTTAGCAGAATTACAAAACCAACAAATGCAATTGATAATTTTTGGTGGATTAATTTTAACCGGTATTATCATTGCAACTTTTAGTACTTACAGAGCCATGCAAAAATATATGGCAATGTCTTTAGATGAATTATATTAAATAATATTTATGTCAGAGAAAAAGAAACTAGCATTTGGTAAAAGCAATTATATTTTAATGATTGCTGGAATTTTAACTCTTATCACAGGATTTATCATTATGACATTAGATTCCGAACAATATGGTTTTGGATTTCTTGGTCTTACATTAGGTCCTATAATCGTTTTTATAGGTTTCATAGTAGAAATATTTGCAATTCTTAAGCGACCTAAACACTAAAATGGGAGTATTAGAAGCTATTATCCTTGGTATCATCCAAGGATTATCTGAGTTTTTACCAATTAGCAGTAGCGGTCATTTAGAAATCGGAGCAGTATTATTAAACGCACATACTTCTGAAAGCTTATTATTTTCAGTATTAGTTCATGCTGCCACTGCAT is drawn from Marivirga arenosa and contains these coding sequences:
- a CDS encoding cell division protein FtsX; the encoded protein is MSKEKKYRKKKKLGHYPFVSVILSMTLALFILGLFALLITTTSSLTKVIQQNVEMQVYLNSNLSEPQQLRISKSLASKAYILKGEDIESVRFISKKEAAEKFIEDTGEDFMEFLGDNPLKDAYIVKISSDFHSSEKMLEVQKDIEKINGVFEVIYTNNMVQSINENITKISIVLLSISILLFIVIGILINNTIKLALFSQRFLIRSMQLVGATKGFIRKPFIYRSILHGIVSATIAAALLYGLLAYGSEQLEGLAELQNQQMQLIIFGGLILTGIIIATFSTYRAMQKYMAMSLDELY
- a CDS encoding DUF3098 domain-containing protein; its protein translation is MSEKKKLAFGKSNYILMIAGILTLITGFIIMTLDSEQYGFGFLGLTLGPIIVFIGFIVEIFAILKRPKH
- a CDS encoding anti-sigma factor; this encodes MSEINYFRLIEAYFEGTISPNEKAMLEAKIESDPLVKAEFDLQKNIIQGIANTRKLELKSRLASIDLPTTAGVLGGSGVKWLAGTITGVTLFGSVLYWSLYNFNEVIKPLDINVAQAMEFKSPKFDEIPTVQREITSTPKNIAEKPSSIELVEEKIKEEERKENTAKVKPQSLISYEDDKIFSEHNEEEIENISSKDIALNRADKTEIQLFEGIDSQDNFHYRYYNSKLYLYGDFKKMPYQIIELNDKGRKQLFLSYNQDVFIIKDNTTDITPLSKLDDELLKMEIDLILED